ACTCTCTCGCCTCCATAAGAACAGCAGGATCGCCAAAAACAACCTCATCTACACCGGCTTCCTTTAAAAAAGAAAGGTAGCTGCCAAGCTCCGGTACCATGTCATTATGGAATATCGCATTCATGGCCGCGAAAATTTTTGCTCCGCCTTGGTGTGCAAGCTGCACTGCTTTCGTTATTTCTTCTTTTGGAAATTCTCCTGCTAAACGCAGTCCAAACTTTTGTTCACCGATTAAAAATGCGGTCGCCCCTGCTTTTATAAGGGAAGAAATTTGTTCTGCTTTCGCAGGTGTCACCAAAAGCTCTGGAGTCGTTTTCATAACTGTTCACCTCTTTTTGTGCTGACGGCAATTCCATCTCCTGCAGGAATAATCGTCGTATGATAGGATGTATTTTGCATAAGCCATTCATTATAGCCATCGATTTTTGATACGAGATTCCGCTTTCTTTTATCTTCAAGCTCCTCGTAATTTGTAGCGACAAGCCCCTTAAACAAAACGTTATCGGTAATGATCAGACCATCGTCTGCAAGCATCGGTTCAAATGTTTCAAAAAATTTCTTGTACTGTCCTTTGGCAGCGTCGATAAAGATAGCATCGTATGGGGCAACCGTACGAACAGCATCAGCTGATTCCAAGGCGTCTCCATAGAAAACATGAATTCGTTCATTGAGTTGAAATTCTTTTATATTTTTGATCGCTTCGTTATAGCGTTCTTGATTCCGTTCGACAGTAAAGACATTTGCTTCCGGCAGAGCAGTGGCGATACGGATTGCTGAATACCCGACACCTGTACCAATTTCGAGCACTCGTTTTACTTTTTTTATTGTTAATAGCTGAAGCAAAACTTCAATTCCGGTGCTTTCCATAATCGGTACATGATTTATTTTTGCTTTAGCCTCCAACTTTGCCAGTTCAAGAGATGTTGGCTGGATAAACTTTTCGATATATTTGTTGATTTGATCCTGCATAATATTCACAAGCAGGCCCCTCCTTTTGCACAATCGGCTATGAAGCCCGAGCCTGTTTTTGAATCTGGCACATGCTTATAAACCGAAAAGCGTGTCTCTCAAAAAAAGAGCCTCATTCTAAAAAGACTGAGCACTCAGGAATTGTTCTCTCGTAGGTACATGTAAATAACCCGATATATTTTACCATAATTCATAGAGAAAAGCGAATAAGGAGAGCACGCTTACTCTCCTCTTAATCATTCGCCTTCTGGATTAATAATAAACTTTTCTTTTGCAGCATTATGTTCTTCCAATGTTTTTGTAAAAACAACCTCACCGTCTTTTTTGGCAAGAAAATAAACAAATTCAGTATTCTCTGGGTTAAGTGCTGCTTCCCACGAGGTTGTCCCTGCATTTGCAATCGGTCCCGGTGTCAGTCCTTTGTTTTTATAAGTGTTAAAAGGAGAATTGACCTCGAGATCTTTATAAACAACCCTGTCTTTATGCTCTCCAAGAGCGTAAAGGACAGTCGGATCCGTCTGCAGCGGCATATCTTTCTTTAATCGATTATGAAAAACGCTTGAAATCTTATGCCGATCCACTTTAGCCGTTGCTTCTTCTTCAATCAGCGAAGCCATCGTCAATGTTTTATGGACAGACATATTTCGTTCGTCCATCGTCGATTTATATTTTTTCACTTGTTTATCCGTTTCCTCAACCATCCGGATAACAATTTCTTTCAAAGAGGTTTGCGGATTGTAAAACGGATATGTCGCCGGATAAAGATATCCTTCTAAAGGGTGCTTAATGTTTTTATTGAAAATTTCATCGGTGATCGTTTCCGGATATTTTTCTTTTAATTCATTTATGAATTTCCGATCATCAAGGGTTTTCATTACTTCTTCACTTGAGTAGCTTGTATTTTCAGCAATGGTATCAGCAATTTGATCAATCTTTCTTCCTTCAGGGACAATCAGTTGAAAGGCAACCTCATTTTCCCCCTTAGTCAGTTTCTCAATTATTTCAGATGTACCCATGCTTTTCTTCAAATTAAAATCTCCTGCTTGAAATCCCGAAACATTTTCAAA
This window of the Bacillus gobiensis genome carries:
- a CDS encoding O-methyltransferase, with protein sequence MNIMQDQINKYIEKFIQPTSLELAKLEAKAKINHVPIMESTGIEVLLQLLTIKKVKRVLEIGTGVGYSAIRIATALPEANVFTVERNQERYNEAIKNIKEFQLNERIHVFYGDALESADAVRTVAPYDAIFIDAAKGQYKKFFETFEPMLADDGLIITDNVLFKGLVATNYEELEDKRKRNLVSKIDGYNEWLMQNTSYHTTIIPAGDGIAVSTKRGEQL
- the mltG gene encoding endolytic transglycosylase MltG yields the protein MPTKFSNKSFEKKLQEKRIQAKKVRKIVFSIIAAIVVVIAVSAGGAYFYIKSALEPTDSTNNESIHINIPSGSSVSDIAGILESNELIKDSRIFRYYVRFENVSGFQAGDFNLKKSMGTSEIIEKLTKGENEVAFQLIVPEGRKIDQIADTIAENTSYSSEEVMKTLDDRKFINELKEKYPETITDEIFNKNIKHPLEGYLYPATYPFYNPQTSLKEIVIRMVEETDKQVKKYKSTMDERNMSVHKTLTMASLIEEEATAKVDRHKISSVFHNRLKKDMPLQTDPTVLYALGEHKDRVVYKDLEVNSPFNTYKNKGLTPGPIANAGTTSWEAALNPENTEFVYFLAKKDGEVVFTKTLEEHNAAKEKFIINPEGE